The Geothrix sp. DNA segment CGTCGGCACCCCAGCCCCAGTCGCTGCCGAAGGTCATGGTGCCCAGGCAGAGGGGGCTGACGCGCAGTCCCGAGCGGCCCAGGGTGCGGTAGTCGGTGAGCTTCATGGCGGCCTCCAGGGAGTGGGCGGGCCACCAGCCTACAACAACATCAGATTCCGGGATCCTCGTCGTGGGCCTCGTCCGGATTCGCGTTCAGAATGGCCCGGAAGCGCTCCAGGTTCGCCAGGAACAGCTCCACCAGGCGCGGGTCGAAGTGGACGCCGCTGCCTTTGAGGATCAGTTCCACCACCTGCTCCTCGGGCCAGGGCTCCTTGTAGTGGCGGCGGTTGCTCACGGCGTCGTAGACATCCACCAGGGCGGTGATGCGGGCCTCCAGGGTGATGGCCTCGCCGCGCAGTCCCTTCGGATAGCCGGTGCCGTCCCACTTCTCATGGTGGCCGATGGCGATGCGGGCCCCCATCTGGATGAAGGGCACCGCGGACCCCTTGAGGATGGTGGCGCCCATGGTGGTATGCCGCTTCATGGTCACCCACTCCTCTTCCGTGAGCGCGCTGGGCTTCTGCAGGATCGCGTCCGGCACGCCGATCTTGCCGATGTCATGCATGGGGGCGGCCGCCCGGATCGTGTCCACGCCCTGCAGGTCCCAGCCCAGGAGGCGGGCCAGCTCCGCGGCGTAGAGTCCGATCCGCCGCACGTGCATGCCGGTCTCGTTGTCCCGGTGCTCGCTGGCCGCGATGAGCCGGAGGGCGATCTCCTCCCGGGAGTCGCGGATCTCCAGCGTCTGCTCGCGCACCTTCTGGGCCAGTTGCGCCTCCCGGTCCCGGAAGGCGATCTCCAGCATGCGCCGGCGCAGGGCGGAATTGACCTGCACCAGGATCTCCCGGGGCTGATAGGGCTTCAGGACGTAGCCGAAGGCGCCCCGCTGGAGGCACTCGATGGCCGTCTCGGCCTCCTCCAGGGAGCTGACCATGACCACGGAGGTATCGGGGATGCGGTGCTTGATGGCCTTCACCAGGTCCAGTCCCGAGGCTCCGGGCATCTGGATGTCGCAGAGGATCAGGTCGATGGTGTCCTCGTCCAGCACGGCCAGCGCAGCGGCCACGTCCTCCGCCTCGCGGCAGCGGTAGCCCGACTTCGTCAGGATGTGCCGCAGGGAGAGCCGCACGATGGCGAGGTCATCCACGATGAGGACGCTCACCTGCTGCGGAACCACCTGGATGTTGTCGGTCATGGCTTCCCCGTGTGCGTTCTCAACGGTGTCCATGGAGGCTGGCTGTACTTCGAAATCATCGCACAGGCAGAAAAAACCTGGATGGCCGAGTTGCGGGGAGTCTTTGCCGG contains these protein-coding regions:
- a CDS encoding HD-GYP domain-containing protein, with amino-acid sequence MTDNIQVVPQQVSVLIVDDLAIVRLSLRHILTKSGYRCREAEDVAAALAVLDEDTIDLILCDIQMPGASGLDLVKAIKHRIPDTSVVMVSSLEEAETAIECLQRGAFGYVLKPYQPREILVQVNSALRRRMLEIAFRDREAQLAQKVREQTLEIRDSREEIALRLIAASEHRDNETGMHVRRIGLYAAELARLLGWDLQGVDTIRAAAPMHDIGKIGVPDAILQKPSALTEEEWVTMKRHTTMGATILKGSAVPFIQMGARIAIGHHEKWDGTGYPKGLRGEAITLEARITALVDVYDAVSNRRHYKEPWPEEQVVELILKGSGVHFDPRLVELFLANLERFRAILNANPDEAHDEDPGI